The following coding sequences are from one Selenomonas sputigena ATCC 35185 window:
- a CDS encoding LytR/AlgR family response regulator transcription factor, with translation MRIAIVDDEEEVREAARRYLAKMLARYWSKETAVVQLDLFDSAEALLECFDRQSYDLVLLDICMPGLDGMEAARRLRAESADIGIIFLTTSEEHLMEGYRVFADGYFLKPLGTDEEAFQASLRHVFARRDQSAHVLSVEYNGRALEIPFQKIFYADIEGGRLHIVLEERDFHLSRPFTYEWSAERLLRDKRFLECYHRIIVNMDRIERMEEGVFVLTSGMKLPISRRRYGAVKVEYMQYMLNK, from the coding sequence ATGCGCATTGCTATTGTCGATGATGAGGAAGAGGTGCGCGAGGCGGCGCGGCGCTATCTTGCGAAGATGCTCGCGCGATATTGGTCGAAGGAAACAGCCGTCGTGCAGCTTGACCTCTTCGATTCAGCCGAAGCGCTCCTGGAGTGCTTTGATCGGCAGTCCTACGATCTCGTGCTCTTAGACATCTGCATGCCCGGTCTTGACGGCATGGAAGCGGCGCGGCGCTTGCGTGCCGAAAGCGCCGACATCGGCATCATATTCCTCACGACGAGCGAGGAGCATCTGATGGAGGGTTATCGCGTCTTTGCCGACGGCTACTTCCTCAAGCCTCTGGGGACGGATGAGGAGGCTTTTCAGGCCTCTCTGCGTCATGTCTTCGCACGCCGCGATCAGTCGGCGCACGTTCTCAGCGTGGAATACAACGGACGCGCCTTGGAGATCCCCTTCCAAAAGATTTTCTATGCGGACATCGAAGGCGGCAGGCTGCACATCGTCCTCGAAGAGCGTGATTTTCACCTCTCGCGCCCTTTTACTTATGAGTGGAGCGCGGAGCGGCTGCTGCGCGACAAGCGCTTCCTTGAATGTTACCATCGCATCATCGTCAATATGGACAGAATCGAGCGCATGGAAGAGGGGGTGTTCGTGCTCACGAGCGGCATGAAATTGCCGATCAGCCGCAGGCGGTACGGTGCGGTCAAGGTAGAGTATATGCAGTATATGCTGAATAAGTAG